A stretch of Rhodoferax potami DNA encodes these proteins:
- a CDS encoding glyoxalase superfamily protein → MTASFTISQVEGFKREAKRLHRDTHISHSQALDQIASANGYSNWSLLAKHSDAHDAAKTKSARPPFQFVRTPELMRLALLKVPEPRGWGRPTRSDHAQQQVEDLSSAFTSAQNAVQFAIDYVSCLLAVPRFKLYSAAPAYWEMRSWLPYSCHWVEDGKHILVNRSYKPVGQVGKDWANYAEFPNLHTHFANDLHRSFTAQGSRDGYLFNDGCLPWHSRVDAAAYLDRLSVLSQVLSS, encoded by the coding sequence ATGACGGCCTCATTTACCATTTCCCAAGTTGAAGGTTTCAAGCGCGAAGCCAAGCGGCTACATCGCGACACCCATATTTCTCATAGCCAAGCGTTGGATCAGATAGCAAGTGCCAATGGCTACAGCAATTGGTCACTGCTTGCGAAGCACAGCGATGCGCACGACGCAGCAAAAACGAAGAGTGCGCGTCCGCCGTTCCAGTTTGTCCGCACGCCGGAACTAATGCGCTTGGCCCTGCTCAAGGTGCCTGAGCCTCGCGGCTGGGGTCGCCCCACCAGAAGCGATCACGCTCAGCAGCAGGTCGAGGACCTTTCGTCAGCCTTCACGTCTGCGCAGAATGCAGTTCAGTTCGCAATCGACTACGTGTCCTGCCTGCTAGCAGTCCCGCGCTTTAAGCTCTACTCGGCGGCCCCGGCATACTGGGAAATGCGGTCATGGTTGCCCTATTCCTGTCATTGGGTCGAGGATGGCAAGCATATTCTTGTGAACCGCAGCTATAAGCCGGTAGGTCAAGTGGGCAAGGACTGGGCGAACTACGCGGAGTTTCCAAACCTTCACACGCACTTCGCAAACGATCTCCACAGGAGCTTCACTGCCCAAGGCTCGCGTGATGGGTATCTGTTCAACGACGGCTGCCTCCCGTGGCACTCCCGTGTTGATGCGGCTGCCTACTTGGATCGCCTCAGTGTCCTTAGCCAGGTATTGAGCAGCTAG
- a CDS encoding DUF3631 domain-containing protein, producing the protein MTTSTFPISPIDATVNALRSQLVACPPEHAFFQKSDIDTALGSVVAYGELADVDCTGNFIRALRNGSGSVENAVMYRVNDKGQLEQVFIPGALHLGHFTRYGEFASKMIVTLDDATAALIHSITGETVVAALYPDNLEAVCEEILLHRPDTKITIAVDYKMGDLSQDSRLVRHAMAIAGQHDMKLAFSGATRTFVELQRASGSEAIAKQIEFAKVPETDADEADIPESPGALALPTATAQNGSSLMFDLVAAVRRHTVLPEVDSILIALWVVFTHLYHLFGIAPSLAVTSPEKRCGKTNLMIFLSRLCRAPYATSNMSEAAIYRRIEKEKPTLLMDEAETFMTKSKTMIGILNSGYKRTMGGVERVGKNGLEKMTTFCPKAIAMIGEMPETLKDRSIHIRLERKSPDEKVETVPEQGPDELSLLCSRLVRWVADNSNAVARVKPEALGLNNDRAEDNAKPLLAIAAIMGGNWLERAQGAFEAHAEAEDKTLSHGEWLLTDTARAFAHRASSKLLTADLLDFLYAQEEAPWRTFNHGRAMTARDLAGMFKQFGISSIQMRHGSGQEKVGRGYQREQFTQVFARYVKAKVAP; encoded by the coding sequence ATGACAACATCTACTTTTCCCATCAGTCCCATTGACGCCACTGTCAACGCCTTGCGTAGTCAACTGGTTGCCTGCCCACCGGAACATGCGTTCTTCCAAAAAAGCGATATCGACACCGCCTTAGGCAGCGTGGTCGCCTACGGTGAACTGGCCGACGTGGACTGCACCGGCAACTTCATCCGCGCTCTGCGCAACGGTAGCGGCTCTGTAGAGAACGCCGTGATGTACCGCGTGAACGACAAGGGCCAGCTGGAACAGGTGTTCATTCCTGGTGCGCTTCACCTCGGACACTTCACCAGGTACGGCGAGTTCGCTTCGAAGATGATCGTCACTCTTGACGATGCCACCGCCGCACTGATCCACTCGATCACTGGCGAAACCGTGGTTGCTGCGCTCTACCCCGACAACCTGGAAGCAGTATGCGAAGAGATCCTGCTGCACCGCCCTGACACCAAGATCACCATTGCCGTGGACTACAAGATGGGAGATCTGTCGCAAGACAGCCGTTTGGTCCGGCATGCGATGGCAATTGCAGGCCAGCACGACATGAAGCTGGCGTTTTCCGGGGCGACACGCACGTTTGTGGAGTTGCAGCGTGCAAGCGGTTCAGAGGCAATTGCCAAGCAGATCGAATTCGCCAAGGTGCCCGAGACGGATGCTGACGAAGCGGATATTCCAGAGTCACCCGGCGCACTGGCATTGCCCACCGCAACCGCGCAGAACGGTAGCAGTTTGATGTTCGATCTGGTTGCAGCCGTGCGTCGCCACACGGTATTGCCCGAGGTGGATTCAATCCTGATTGCGTTGTGGGTTGTCTTTACCCACCTTTACCACCTCTTTGGAATTGCGCCGAGTCTGGCAGTCACGTCGCCGGAAAAACGCTGCGGCAAGACCAACTTGATGATCTTTCTGTCCCGGCTTTGCCGCGCTCCCTATGCCACCAGCAACATGTCGGAAGCCGCCATCTATCGCCGTATTGAGAAGGAGAAACCCACGTTGCTCATGGATGAAGCGGAGACCTTTATGACGAAAAGCAAGACCATGATCGGCATTCTCAATTCGGGCTACAAACGGACGATGGGCGGTGTCGAACGTGTTGGCAAGAATGGGCTTGAAAAGATGACGACCTTCTGTCCCAAGGCCATTGCCATGATCGGCGAAATGCCGGAGACCTTGAAGGATCGTTCCATCCATATCCGGCTGGAACGCAAAAGCCCCGACGAAAAAGTCGAGACCGTGCCAGAACAAGGCCCCGACGAACTGTCCTTGCTGTGCTCACGTCTGGTGCGTTGGGTAGCCGACAACAGCAATGCAGTGGCCCGCGTCAAGCCAGAAGCCTTGGGCTTGAACAATGACCGTGCCGAAGACAATGCAAAGCCTCTGTTGGCCATCGCCGCAATCATGGGCGGCAACTGGCTCGAACGTGCGCAGGGAGCCTTTGAAGCGCATGCCGAGGCAGAAGACAAGACGCTGAGTCATGGCGAATGGCTGCTGACGGACACCGCCCGTGCCTTTGCACACCGGGCCAGTTCTAAGTTGTTGACGGCTGACCTGCTGGACTTCCTGTACGCCCAAGAAGAAGCACCGTGGCGCACCTTCAACCATGGCCGCGCCATGACGGCCCGTGACTTGGCGGGCATGTTCAAGCAGTTTGGTATCAGCAGCATCCAGATGCGCCATGGCAGTGGACAGGAAAAAGTTGGTAGGGGCTACCAACGCGAGCAGTTCACGCAAGTGTTCGCCCGTTACGTTAAAGCCAAGGTGGCACCGTAA
- a CDS encoding helix-turn-helix transcriptional regulator gives MKIRSIAPKKAPTRWTKALSCKPKASVRRTKVRMPKRPRPPVHLIYSAPTVCASSVAPTLAAMPKGSLVFVSADYAKHFTPVPRDGNTYVVQDPNRLWVHHKVQPDGKHVILDKKQPPTCPGFSGKVEVRTKYLNGATKKKAPRHSTKLTIGVPVERASDDPPVIQLIDIERVMSIVGFQKSFIYAQPDFPEPVRLGSSRRAAVRWVASEVELWVQKLMAKRSTAASTATNSATTSI, from the coding sequence ATGAAAATTCGCTCGATTGCCCCCAAAAAAGCACCTACGCGCTGGACGAAAGCACTCAGTTGCAAGCCCAAGGCATCCGTGCGCAGGACGAAAGTGCGCATGCCCAAAAGGCCGCGCCCACCCGTCCACCTCATCTATAGCGCACCAACGGTTTGCGCGTCTTCAGTTGCGCCCACTTTGGCAGCGATGCCGAAAGGTAGTTTGGTGTTTGTCAGCGCCGACTACGCCAAGCATTTCACACCTGTCCCTAGAGACGGCAACACCTATGTAGTGCAGGACCCCAATCGGCTGTGGGTACATCACAAGGTGCAGCCAGACGGTAAACACGTCATTCTGGACAAGAAGCAGCCACCGACTTGCCCCGGCTTCTCCGGCAAAGTTGAAGTACGTACGAAGTACCTCAACGGTGCCACCAAGAAGAAGGCACCGCGACACTCCACGAAGTTGACCATTGGTGTGCCCGTCGAACGCGCATCGGACGATCCTCCAGTCATTCAACTGATTGACATTGAGCGCGTGATGTCAATCGTGGGCTTTCAGAAATCCTTCATCTACGCACAACCGGACTTCCCTGAACCAGTTCGCTTGGGAAGCTCTCGCCGTGCCGCTGTGCGCTGGGTCGCCAGTGAAGTAGAGCTGTGGGTGCAAAAACTCATGGCCAAACGCAGCACCGCCGCCTCCACGGCAACCAACAGTGCCACCACCTCAATCTGA
- a CDS encoding transposase, which translates to MLKDSDTPRYAVRRTKRTYSADTKAALLAACRAPGASIAAVASAHSMNANVLHRWLKEQAQPDAHAEALPSEPIDMPAFIPVPLLTQTAEPVERTIRVEVRKGSLSMTVTWPMSAAHEFAGWSGALLK; encoded by the coding sequence ATGCTCAAAGACTCAGACACCCCGAGGTACGCCGTGCGCCGTACCAAGCGAACCTATTCAGCAGATACCAAAGCCGCGTTGCTTGCCGCGTGCAGGGCGCCGGGCGCGTCCATCGCAGCGGTCGCCAGCGCGCATAGCATGAACGCCAATGTGTTGCACCGCTGGCTGAAGGAGCAAGCACAGCCGGACGCTCACGCCGAAGCCCTTCCGTCAGAGCCGATAGACATGCCAGCATTTATCCCGGTGCCCCTGCTCACGCAAACGGCAGAGCCCGTGGAGCGCACGATTCGTGTGGAGGTCCGCAAAGGTAGTTTGAGCATGACCGTCACTTGGCCCATGTCTGCTGCCCATGAATTTGCCGGCTGGTCGGGCGCCCTTCTCAAGTGA
- a CDS encoding site-specific integrase, translating to MLHGFFVAAIWQRYGTIIETKMNIRKHQSNRPIENVVLPSAQVNRYTQAALADNTHRSYKADLAHFRTHGGAIPTTEVQLAEYLASFADSLAVATLQHRVIAIHRAHVEAGLQSPAMGSLVKRTMQGIRRTKGTAQRRVTALVKDDIIELVLTAEKQKPMKAARDTALILVGFAGAFRRSELVSIRREDITTFDHGVEVHIRRTKTQQEKGHTVFIPCAKSSRCPVKALEKWLVLSGIENGPVFRAINRHDHIVTSRGLTAQSVALVLKAATSYTKSEEAAKSIAGHSLRAGYCTEAASAGVSAHVIMEQTGHRSSATLAKYIRPLSRRKTPSLL from the coding sequence GTGTTGCACGGCTTTTTTGTCGCTGCCATTTGGCAACGATACGGCACCATTATCGAAACCAAAATGAATATACGGAAACATCAGAGCAATCGGCCCATTGAGAACGTCGTACTTCCTTCTGCCCAGGTCAACCGCTACACCCAGGCGGCGTTGGCAGACAACACGCACCGAAGCTACAAGGCAGATCTGGCCCATTTCCGCACACATGGTGGCGCTATCCCGACAACGGAGGTGCAACTGGCCGAATACCTTGCCAGCTTCGCGGATTCATTGGCGGTAGCCACCTTGCAGCACAGGGTAATCGCCATACACCGTGCTCACGTTGAGGCCGGGCTCCAATCGCCTGCAATGGGCTCTCTAGTAAAACGCACCATGCAGGGCATCCGCCGCACAAAGGGAACGGCCCAGCGACGAGTCACAGCACTGGTCAAAGACGACATCATCGAGTTGGTGCTGACGGCGGAGAAGCAAAAGCCGATGAAGGCCGCCCGAGATACGGCACTGATCCTTGTAGGCTTTGCTGGCGCATTCCGGCGATCCGAGCTGGTGAGTATCCGTCGTGAGGACATCACAACCTTCGACCATGGAGTAGAGGTCCACATACGGCGCACCAAGACCCAGCAAGAGAAAGGGCACACGGTGTTCATACCGTGCGCCAAGTCTTCGCGCTGTCCTGTCAAGGCATTGGAGAAATGGCTGGTGCTCAGCGGGATTGAAAACGGGCCGGTATTCCGCGCAATCAACCGGCATGACCACATTGTTACAAGCAGGGGACTTACGGCGCAGTCAGTAGCCCTGGTACTGAAGGCAGCAACAAGCTATACCAAGAGCGAAGAGGCCGCGAAGTCAATAGCGGGGCATAGCTTGCGGGCTGGGTATTGCACCGAGGCGGCGAGTGCGGGGGTATCAGCCCACGTCATCATGGAGCAGACAGGGCATCGGTCGAGTGCGACACTGGCGAAGTACATCAGGCCGTTGTCGCGCAGGAAGACACCAAGTTTGCTTTGA
- the tnpC gene encoding IS66 family transposase, with product MVFTPDSLQQMSAYDVCNLVSGLMEKVSTQSKELLYRQSKIDQLTHEMATLKRLQFGRSREQLDATQTSLLDEACDEDLAAIEQELKNLTPTPKPDKDHRSKPKRAALPDHLPRVEIHHEPDSTTCTCGCQLKRIGQDVAQKLDYTPGVFTVELHVRGKWACGQCETLIQAPVPAQVIDKGIPTAGLLAQVLVAKYADHLPLYRQEKIFGRAGLEIACSTLGAWVGMCGVQLQPLVDALKETVLSHAVVHADETPIPMLKPGNKKTHKAYLWAYAPGAFEQIHAVVYDFCETRAGQNARTFLGKSDDDDRGWRGSLVCDDYGGYKSLFTKGVKEAGCMAHARRKLFELHANHSSLIAAEGLKFFDLLYDVERDIKSLPAAIRLQIRQEKSRPIADLLHQWLLLQASKVPSGSATAKAINYSIKRWEALTLYLDDGQVPIDNNWCENQIRPAAVGRGNWLFAGSLRAGQRAAAVMSLIQSAKLNGHDPYAYLKDVLTRLPTQRASQIGELLPHNWAPQTT from the coding sequence ATGGTTTTTACGCCCGATTCACTGCAACAAATGAGCGCGTACGATGTGTGCAATCTGGTCAGTGGACTGATGGAAAAGGTCAGCACGCAGAGCAAAGAGCTGCTGTACCGTCAGAGCAAGATCGACCAGCTCACGCACGAGATGGCGACCTTGAAGCGACTGCAGTTTGGTCGTAGCCGCGAACAACTCGATGCCACGCAGACCAGTCTGCTCGATGAAGCCTGCGATGAAGACCTGGCGGCAATTGAGCAAGAACTCAAAAACCTCACGCCGACGCCCAAGCCCGATAAAGACCACCGTAGCAAGCCCAAACGTGCAGCGCTGCCGGATCACCTGCCCCGTGTAGAAATCCACCACGAACCAGACTCCACCACCTGCACTTGTGGCTGCCAGCTCAAGCGCATTGGCCAGGACGTCGCGCAAAAGCTGGACTACACGCCCGGCGTATTCACTGTTGAGCTGCATGTTCGCGGCAAATGGGCGTGTGGCCAGTGTGAAACACTGATTCAGGCGCCGGTACCGGCCCAAGTCATTGACAAAGGCATTCCAACCGCTGGCCTGTTGGCACAGGTGCTGGTGGCCAAATATGCGGATCACTTGCCGCTGTACCGGCAAGAGAAAATCTTTGGCCGCGCCGGCTTGGAGATTGCATGTTCCACGCTGGGAGCCTGGGTGGGCATGTGCGGCGTGCAATTGCAGCCGCTGGTGGATGCGTTGAAAGAGACGGTACTGAGTCACGCTGTGGTGCATGCCGATGAGACTCCGATCCCGATGCTCAAGCCCGGCAATAAGAAGACCCACAAGGCCTACTTGTGGGCATACGCTCCTGGTGCCTTTGAGCAGATACACGCCGTCGTCTACGACTTCTGCGAGACCCGCGCCGGCCAGAATGCCAGAACGTTTCTGGGGAAGTCTGATGACGATGACCGTGGCTGGCGTGGCTCTCTGGTTTGCGACGATTACGGGGGTTATAAATCGCTGTTCACCAAAGGCGTCAAAGAAGCCGGATGCATGGCGCATGCACGCCGAAAGCTGTTTGAACTGCACGCCAATCACAGCAGTCTGATTGCCGCAGAGGGACTGAAATTCTTCGACCTACTGTATGACGTCGAACGTGACATCAAGTCATTACCAGCGGCCATTCGTCTGCAAATCCGGCAGGAAAAATCCAGGCCCATTGCCGACCTACTGCACCAGTGGCTACTGTTGCAGGCCAGCAAGGTGCCCAGTGGATCGGCCACCGCAAAAGCGATTAACTACAGCATCAAACGTTGGGAGGCGTTGACGCTGTATCTGGACGATGGGCAAGTACCCATAGATAACAATTGGTGCGAAAACCAAATTCGCCCGGCAGCTGTCGGCAGGGGCAACTGGTTATTCGCGGGTTCCCTGCGTGCTGGTCAACGTGCGGCGGCGGTGATGAGTTTGATTCAGAGTGCCAAGCTCAATGGGCACGATCCGTACGCCTATCTGAAAGACGTACTCACACGCTTGCCCACGCAGCGGGCCAGTCAGATCGGGGAATTGCTGCCTCACAACTGGGCACCGCAGACCACGTAA
- a CDS encoding SIR2 family protein, producing MPNYVQYQQEIKDDIAETLQRFQCQPILFIGSGFSLRYASGPNWEALLTQLAQACPTIEKEFAYFKQKYDSDLTKVGSHFANEYFEWAWSKEGKKQFPAELFGTDIPRDTYIKYKAAELLKHLTTEGAHKALQGELEALKELGPHAVITTNYDALLEPLFPQYEVIVGQRVFRQSALVVGEIFKIHGSVAEPESMILTREDYDAFDQDKKYLSAKLLTYFAEHPLLFIGYSATDQNIKNILYDMSRMFTPTSTLIRNIYILQWDNTITEHSMPAKEQVLEVGDGINVRIKSISANDFRWVYEAFSVGGTMEKVDLKALRALANRMHNLIRTDIPTKNVQVNYEALEHAISNEETFGKLFGVTNLGDPAAANANHPYLASQLAEQVGVAHWYHVNQLIDQVKAATGFDMKAFDNIYHVHIKTGQAANSRTRKYSDAAVALLKKVLNGANYEIPKNVVDAQHQPPAKAKVKTEPAKK from the coding sequence ATGCCTAATTACGTACAGTACCAGCAAGAGATCAAAGATGACATCGCTGAAACCCTGCAGAGATTCCAATGTCAGCCCATTCTGTTCATTGGTAGCGGCTTCTCACTGCGGTATGCCAGCGGGCCAAACTGGGAGGCGCTGCTTACCCAACTTGCTCAGGCTTGCCCGACCATCGAGAAAGAATTTGCGTACTTTAAACAGAAGTACGACAGCGATCTCACCAAGGTAGGTTCGCACTTTGCGAACGAGTATTTCGAATGGGCATGGAGCAAGGAGGGGAAAAAGCAGTTCCCTGCCGAGCTTTTTGGGACCGATATCCCTCGGGACACGTACATCAAGTACAAGGCGGCTGAACTGCTAAAGCACTTGACAACTGAGGGAGCACATAAGGCTCTCCAAGGTGAGCTTGAAGCGCTCAAGGAGCTTGGGCCTCATGCCGTGATTACGACAAACTACGACGCGCTGCTGGAGCCACTGTTTCCCCAGTACGAGGTCATCGTCGGCCAGCGCGTCTTCCGGCAGTCGGCCTTGGTTGTAGGCGAGATTTTCAAGATACACGGGTCAGTCGCTGAGCCAGAGTCGATGATCCTCACTAGGGAAGACTACGACGCGTTTGACCAGGATAAGAAATATCTTAGCGCGAAGTTACTAACCTACTTTGCGGAGCATCCTTTGCTTTTCATCGGATACAGCGCGACCGATCAAAACATCAAGAATATTCTGTATGACATGAGCAGGATGTTTACTCCCACCAGTACTCTAATTCGTAACATATACATACTCCAGTGGGACAACACAATCACTGAGCACTCCATGCCTGCCAAGGAGCAGGTTTTGGAAGTAGGGGACGGCATAAATGTTCGAATTAAGAGCATCTCAGCCAATGACTTTCGGTGGGTCTATGAAGCGTTCAGTGTCGGCGGCACAATGGAAAAAGTAGACCTAAAGGCACTTAGGGCTCTCGCAAACCGGATGCACAACCTCATACGTACGGATATTCCGACTAAAAACGTGCAGGTCAATTACGAGGCACTTGAACACGCGATCTCAAACGAAGAAACCTTCGGAAAGCTGTTTGGTGTGACAAACCTTGGAGACCCAGCTGCAGCGAATGCTAACCATCCTTACTTGGCGAGTCAGCTCGCGGAACAGGTCGGCGTTGCTCACTGGTATCACGTAAACCAGTTGATAGACCAAGTAAAAGCGGCCACCGGATTCGACATGAAGGCTTTCGATAACATCTACCACGTTCATATTAAGACAGGACAGGCTGCTAATAGTCGCACGCGCAAGTACTCAGATGCAGCAGTGGCTCTACTGAAGAAAGTGCTTAATGGCGCGAACTACGAAATTCCGAAGAACGTCGTAGATGCCCAGCATCAGCCCCCCGCAAAGGCAAAGGTGAAGACAGAGCCTGCTAAGAAATAG
- a CDS encoding tyrosine-type recombinase/integrase: MAIHKLTDPKIKAKIREIQDLAFSAPKNALVGDGQGLYLSIAKNGTASWLYRYMDHGKAKSVGLGGYPGTTLQKAREKAQALRDARTGGVDPMTAKREAEREKKLQQAKSKTFQTCAEEYIALTRSSWKNAKHAQQWENTLQKIAYPVIGQMPIGAVHASDVVKVLKPIWTSTTETAMRLRGRIESVIDWATAHGMREGDNPARFKGYLEHLLPKLRDSDRHQHHPALPYEELPAFLLKLNEQSGMARYALEFLILCASRTGEVIEATWDELDLDKGIWVIRKERMKAGIEHRVPLGKRALEVLTLVRPFSGAKYVFAGRKKESPLSNMAMSMLIRRMGYADITVHGMRSTFRNWAGEQTTYPFEVCEQALAHRLPDAVAAAYLRTDFYDKRVGLLSDWERFCLSERMI; this comes from the coding sequence ATGGCGATCCACAAACTTACCGACCCCAAGATCAAAGCAAAAATTCGGGAGATCCAAGACCTAGCATTCAGTGCACCAAAGAATGCGCTGGTCGGTGACGGGCAAGGACTCTACTTAAGCATCGCAAAAAACGGCACGGCCAGCTGGCTGTACCGCTACATGGATCATGGCAAAGCCAAGTCCGTTGGTTTGGGTGGATACCCCGGCACGACGCTGCAGAAGGCCCGTGAAAAAGCGCAAGCTCTGCGCGATGCCCGAACTGGTGGCGTCGATCCAATGACTGCCAAGAGGGAAGCCGAGCGTGAAAAAAAGCTGCAGCAAGCTAAATCCAAGACATTTCAAACCTGTGCTGAGGAGTACATTGCTCTGACTAGGTCATCTTGGAAGAATGCCAAGCACGCCCAGCAATGGGAAAACACCCTGCAAAAGATTGCATATCCGGTCATAGGTCAAATGCCTATCGGTGCAGTACATGCGTCGGATGTAGTCAAGGTCCTCAAACCCATTTGGACAAGTACGACAGAAACTGCCATGCGATTACGTGGGCGTATCGAATCAGTGATTGACTGGGCTACGGCGCATGGAATGCGTGAGGGTGATAACCCAGCAAGATTCAAAGGTTACCTTGAGCACTTGCTACCTAAGTTGCGTGACTCAGATCGGCACCAGCATCACCCAGCCTTGCCTTATGAAGAGTTACCGGCTTTCCTCCTCAAGCTGAATGAGCAGAGCGGCATGGCCCGTTACGCACTTGAGTTTTTGATCCTCTGTGCTTCGCGTACTGGTGAAGTTATTGAAGCCACTTGGGATGAACTCGACTTGGATAAAGGCATCTGGGTCATTCGCAAGGAGCGAATGAAAGCAGGCATTGAGCATCGTGTACCTCTAGGTAAGCGGGCACTTGAAGTCTTGACTTTAGTGCGTCCGTTTTCGGGGGCGAAATACGTCTTCGCAGGAAGGAAAAAGGAATCGCCTCTATCCAATATGGCCATGTCTATGTTGATTCGACGAATGGGCTACGCCGACATCACAGTTCACGGAATGCGCTCAACCTTTCGAAACTGGGCAGGGGAGCAGACTACCTATCCGTTTGAGGTCTGCGAACAGGCATTGGCGCATCGACTGCCTGACGCAGTTGCAGCGGCTTACCTGCGCACTGATTTCTACGATAAGCGGGTCGGTTTGTTATCGGATTGGGAGAGGTTTTGCCTATCCGAGCGCATGATTTAG
- a CDS encoding DUF3883 domain-containing protein: MKTRRQPSIPRPESWITTAELARRTAGGDDYIRTKDNQVKGLALNPVLNEDAPKIVVVGKGPNIEARAKRFLDSGIAVPTYLKHDTNAWELVGNYRAIQYRTDGTTIRKHRGERPLDEVAGILFLERTDEATVDVHGGGFADPATRRAVELAAVEFVWIYFESQGYTIYDYQRDNLGYDLLAVKPDSTLKLEVKGTDGVAPRFFLTRNERRCAAQDADWRLVMVTNARTAPQLEILTIREVERIFNLAPLAWECTPRE; this comes from the coding sequence ATGAAGACACGCCGCCAGCCCTCCATTCCGCGCCCTGAATCATGGATAACCACCGCCGAACTGGCCCGACGAACGGCTGGAGGGGATGACTACATTCGCACCAAGGACAACCAAGTCAAAGGCTTGGCGTTAAACCCGGTGTTGAACGAGGATGCCCCGAAAATCGTGGTGGTAGGCAAGGGCCCGAATATCGAAGCGAGAGCAAAGAGATTTCTTGACTCCGGCATTGCCGTGCCCACCTACTTGAAACACGACACCAACGCTTGGGAACTGGTTGGCAACTACCGGGCCATTCAATATAGGACAGACGGCACAACTATTCGGAAGCATCGTGGCGAACGCCCCCTAGATGAAGTCGCTGGGATTCTGTTTCTCGAACGCACCGACGAGGCCACGGTGGATGTTCACGGTGGCGGCTTTGCTGACCCCGCAACCCGCCGGGCGGTAGAACTTGCAGCCGTTGAATTCGTCTGGATTTATTTCGAGTCACAGGGCTACACCATCTATGACTATCAGCGCGACAACCTGGGTTACGACCTGCTGGCGGTCAAACCGGACTCCACGCTCAAGCTCGAAGTCAAGGGCACTGACGGCGTGGCCCCACGATTTTTCCTCACGCGCAATGAACGCAGGTGCGCAGCTCAAGATGCTGACTGGCGACTGGTCATGGTGACGAACGCCAGAACAGCCCCACAACTGGAAATCCTGACCATTCGGGAAGTTGAGCGCATATTCAACCTGGCCCCCTTGGCATGGGAATGCACGCCAAGGGAATGA
- the tnpB gene encoding IS66 family insertion sequence element accessory protein TnpB (TnpB, as the term is used for proteins encoded by IS66 family insertion elements, is considered an accessory protein, since TnpC, encoded by a neighboring gene, is a DDE family transposase.) — protein sequence MIRIDFAWLAVQPLDMRAGTDTALGRVVQVFGAAHPHHAYLFANSRANRMKVLVHDGIGIWLAARRLHQGKFVWPTPGVGRHQQLSNEQLQALVLGLPWQRIGSAGIITVV from the coding sequence GTGATCCGCATCGACTTCGCCTGGTTGGCAGTCCAACCACTGGACATGCGTGCGGGTACGGATACGGCGCTGGGGCGAGTCGTGCAGGTGTTTGGCGCTGCCCACCCGCACCATGCCTACCTATTTGCGAACAGCCGTGCCAACCGCATGAAGGTTCTGGTACATGACGGCATTGGCATCTGGCTGGCCGCGCGTCGGCTCCATCAAGGCAAATTTGTCTGGCCCACACCGGGCGTCGGTCGGCACCAGCAACTCAGCAATGAACAGCTCCAAGCGCTGGTATTGGGACTTCCCTGGCAGCGCATTGGAAGCGCAGGAATCATCACCGTCGTCTGA